A single window of Toxoplasma gondii ME49 chromosome Ib, whole genome shotgun sequence DNA harbors:
- a CDS encoding hypothetical protein (encoded by transcript TGME49_209120~Predicted trans-membrane domain (TMHMM2.0):44-67) — MRDRLLLLRRLSFRLRLRIFSFVSCSSLFLSVPSFCSESRRRARANREETRKALPRPLCRFAVKTLCHGKGQKDSLPVFVFFRTQPSHESLWLSSSSVASRGFSTSESRGPSKRTLSTLADVAHSSFSFFSPFPLRFPPSSREKSQQWRLRPSPLTTLGTSRTSWRTSSRRRRSRRRRR, encoded by the exons ATGCGTGaccgtcttctcctgctgcgtcgtctttctttccggcttcgtctccgtatcttctctttcgtctcctgctcttctttgTTCCTCAGTGTTCCTTCGTTTTGCAGCGAGTCTCGAAGGCGCGCAAGAGCGAACCGCGAAGAGACTCGAAAAGCGCTCCCTCGTCCACTCTGCCGTTTCGCCGTGAAGACACTGTGCCATGGTAAAGGACAGAAAGATTCCTTGCcggtcttcgtcttcttcagaacACAACCCTCTCACGAGAGCCTTtggctctcctcttcttcagtcgCTTCGCGCGGCTTCTCTACGAGCGAATCTCGCGGACCTTCCAAGAGGACCCTCTCCACTCTGGCAGACGTTGCTcactcctctttctccttcttctcgccgtttcctctccgaTTCCCCCCCTCTTCTCGAGAGAAATCGCAGCAATGGCGACTCCGACCCTCTCCCCTAACG accctCGGGACTTCCAGAACATCGTGGCGTACGTCCAGCCGGCGCCGAAGgagcaggaggcggaggcgatGA
- a CDS encoding hypothetical protein (encoded by transcript TGME49_209112), translated as MSSAVRTPEAASLSASQKRDFSHGRCSCRVFSLLSEFRAERPSLLSCCRRLARRRRKRILPVSELPARWVAETRRLRRTHRQCLRLWRARATRFLCGVCRDTTRAFGASFAKPPSSASTPSAPRRANGSAPTFRVDCMSSSATRRPVRPVQRGEKVAGDSSF; from the exons ATGAGCAGTGCA GTTAGGACGCCCGAGGCTGCGTCCCTGTCGGCCTCTCAAAAACGGGATTTCTCTCATGGTCGCTGCTCctgccgcgtcttctctctcctcagcgAGTTTCGTGCAGAGAGGCCcagccttctctcctgctgtcGACGCCTCgcaaggagaagacggaagaggaTTCTCCCGGTTTCCGAGCTCCCAGCCA gATGGGTCGCGGAGacgcgtcgccttcgacgAACACACCGCCAGTGCCTTCGTCTgtggcgcgcgcgcgcgacgAGATTTCTTTGCggtgtctgcagagacacgacGCGCGCATTCGGCGCATCATTTGCCAAGCCGCCTTCGTCAGCGTCTACGCCCTCTGCCCCGCGACGCGCAAATGGGAGCGCGCCCACATTCAGGGTGGACTGCATGTCGTCGAGCGCGACGCGGCGCCCAGTGCGCCCagtgcagagaggagagaaagtcgCTGGAGACTCTTCGTTCTGA
- a CDS encoding hypothetical protein (encoded by transcript TGME49_209108), which translates to MEGEKNHIFYRVTCPTTGQQRIHAIWVYDDKQRLSVQQTLQQIIDECAASRAPLGAPSEDFAPQTRPPVAGVSSASNSAGVQLLALLRGAQGGAQKLGTPGPTHPTQSPVSGSREGSGPTAGQSLMSLLGVGPSASSESSGASPLLPASSLLGSSRPTGEHTSLAGLEPEEARKNTSLSILSLLKRPAPAEAGSETGVSFPGGGDAERPPSRGGLSPRSPRERDSAAEASSTAGTVSLVGMLKRSGENREAPGRSSVSGAGLLGSGLLGAPAPAGPPLLPGGRAVPDALASSPLLAAPLRAFGDRAPLASSLASQENAGGAFRAPAHPLAAPCGAEGTPEAHRVLVSRSMLTEALQRVLKSEAFSSLLWQELVAAEERERRRPRLEESGERRFSREDARG; encoded by the exons ATGGAGGGCGAGAAAAATCATATCTTCTACCGAGTCACCTGCCCCACAACT GGCCAGCAGCGAATCCACGCTATCTGGGTGTACGACGACAagcagcgtctctctgtgcaaCAGACGCTTCAGCAAATCATCGACGAATGCGCGGCCTCGCGCGCGCCTCTGGGAGCGCCCAGCGAAGATTTCGCGCCGCAAACTCGCCCTCCCGTTGCTGGTGTCTCTTCGGCCTCCAACAGCGCCGGCGTCCAGCTGCTCGCGCTCCTGCGGGGCGCCCAAGGGGGCGCTCAGAAATTGGGGACTCCCGGCCCCACACACCCCACAcagtctcctgtctccggaagcagagagggatCCGGGCCGACCGCGGGACAG AGCCTCATGTCTCTTCTGGGTGTGGGGCCCTCGGCGTCGTCGGAGAGCTCCGGGGCCTCGCCCCTCCTGcccgcttcgtctctgctgggCTCTTCGCGCCCCACAGGCGAACACACTTCGCTCGCAGGCTTGGAGccggaggaggcgaggaagaacacgagtctctcgattctctctctgctcaaGAGACCGGCCCCTGCTGAGGCCGGGTCGgagacaggtgtctccttcccggGGGGCGGCGACGCGGAAAGACCGCCCTCGAGAGGgggcctgtctccgcggtctccacgagaaagagactctGCAGCCGAGGCTTCCAGCACCGCGGGcactgtctccctcgtcggCATGTTGAAG CGTTCGGGGGAGAATCGAGAGGCGCCGGGACGGAGCTCTGTCTCCGGCGCAGGCCTGCTGGGCTCGGGGCTCCTGGGGGCGCCGGCGCCGGCTGGGCCTCCGCTGTTGCCTGGAGGCCGCGCAGTCCCCgacgctctcgcctcctcgccccTGTTGGCTGCGCCGCTGCGCGCCTTCGGAGACAGGGCGCCGCTCGCCTCTTCGCTTGCTTCGCAGGAGAACGCCGGAGGAGCCTTTCGCGCGCCAGCGCATCCTCTCGCGGCGCCTTGTGGAGCGGAAGGGACTCCCGAGGCTCACCGCGTGCTCGTGTCTCGGAGCATGCTGACGGAGGCCCTGCAGCGAGTCCTCAAGTCCgaggcgttttcttctctcctctggcAAGAACTCGTCGCCGCTGAAGAGCGCGAACGAAGACGGCCTCGCCTCGAAGAGAGCGGGGAAAGGCGCTTCAGTCGAGAGGACGCCCGCGGATAG